ACGCAGATAAACATCAAACTGTTTACTCCATTCGGTGATCTCACTCGCTACCTTAGCGATCAGAGAAGTACGCTGTTGATCATCCATTCCTTGAGCAGATTCATCTAGATTATCCATCATCACTATGCCAATCGCCAGCTTCTCATCCTCATAACGTTCACGTAGCACCACAAGCTCAGTGATATCATACATGTAAAGAATACGTTCACTTGGAATAATGACAGCTTGGTAAAATCGTTCATCCACAGTGAGCTCAAGGCGAGTGTCATGCAATACGCCTTCTTTGTGAACATCCCTTTTTCCCGATACATTCGTCGTAAAAAAAGACTGCATATCCGGCAGCAATTCCAGTAGCGGTTCCCCAACTAAAGACTTGCGCGCAAAAATATCACCAGCATAGCGGTTATTCCATTCTACTGTTCGATCTTCGCTAAACAGAATGATTCCGAGGGGCAGCATACTCACTGCTTCTCCCTCCACTCGCTTAATACGAAAAGTTAATCCATTAATATATTCCACCAGATTACGGCGGAACGAAATTTCCGTCTTCAGCATATAGAAGCATAATGTACCTGCCAGAAACAGGCTAACGACCCCAAGAGCCCAGTTATAAATACTAACAATTATAATAAGGGCCAACAGCAGCATGAACGCCCATACGGTATGATAGCCGTGCCAGCGTCTTTGCAGAAATTTAGGCATGAACTCTCACCCTATCGTTTCGATTTCGTCACATACTCCCGCAGTGGGAAAGCAAGATCAATAATACCGATAATGCGTAGCGGCGGCAGCAAAATGACCGGTATTGCTAGCAGAATGGCAACCATCTTGTTCCATTTGCGTTCATGCGCCAGGAAGAAGAAAAATCCAATCGCCTGAATCATAAAGCCAATTCGTAGCAACGGCAGTAGATTGGCAGAAATCATGAGGATGTAATTATTCTCTGATCCTGAGAAGAAGAGCTGAAGAACCACACCAATCAAATAATACCAAATAAACGATCTCGAAAGTCTCCATTCACGAGCAGGCTTCATCTTAGGCACTGCATAATTCATACTGTTCAGAATCGGACGAACAATAGAATGCGTAATGACAGCTATCATAAAAGAGCTTACGATTAGAGTCATTGGGATCATTTGAACCGTCATATGACTTAGCTTGTTTACATCCTCAGTCGTAAATCCAAGATCAGTAAACAGTGGATTAGCAGTACCAAGATCAGACAGAGGCGAGTTAACCATCTGCAGCACATCGTTCACATAGTTAGACAAATCAAAGTTAAATAACGCCGTACCGAGTAATAAGAGTAACAGGAATTCTCCAAGAATCGTAACCGTACCTGCAATCACGGTAGATACTGCTGAAGCATGTCTTTTATACCAACGTCCCATTACCAGAGCAGGTATTAAGAAATACGCCGCGATCAGCACATAAATAGGTGTAATCAGACCAACAATCAGCAACACCGGCAATACGTGTATAACGAATTGTTTGGTGTTCAGCGTAGTGAATAACACTACTGCCGGAACAATCATAAATAGGGTAGTGATGATGAGCAGTGGAGTCGTTAAACTAAGCAGCAAAAGTAAATATACTACGCTCCAAGCCACAGATGACCAGCGAAATTTCAACAGTATTCACCTCTTACGCATATGTTCTTCTAAAGCAGATATATCTTGATACCATTCTTCCAGTTGATGCCCTTCCTGCTTATGCTTTCTGAGCTTCTCGAGTAGCAAGTCATCTAATTGACGATAGGGAATCCCTAGTCTGCGGCCCAAAATATAAGAGCTCATAATCAAACTAGCCAGGCTGTCGCCCACACGGGTAGTACTGCCTTCCCATAACGCTTTAAATAACCGTGAAACTTGGTCAATCACTTCTGTTTTTAACCATTCAATTACCTTGGCGCGTTTAGCGACATCCAGATCCTTCGGCACATTGGACACGTCTCTCTACCTCCGGCAAAAAGCTTTATTCTCCATTATAGCATAAAAAATTCCGTGTCACACAAGGGCGCCCCACGCACCTTAAGTATGCTTCAACAGGGGATGAACTAGTACTTCTTACATTTTTAAAAAAGACCTGCTTTCCGTTATCGCCGGAAATACAGGCCTTGTTCCGATTGCTTCTATTACCGCGAATAAATTGGGCTATAATGACTCTTGAGATTGTTTTGATACAAATTTCTCACAATATTCTATGACTTGACTCCGGCGAACGATGCCAATAAACCGGTTCATATCATCGACTACAGGAACAAAGTTCTGTACCTTAGCCAAATTAATCAGATCTTCCATATCCGCATCAATCGAGACAGGTCTGTTATTCATCCTCAACGGCAAATCTTTAAGCAAGAATTTTGAAGCGTTCTCGAAAGTAACCTTGCCCTCGGATTCCTTCATATACCAGAGCAGATCACCCTCTGTAACCGTACCAGCGTATTCTCCATTTCGGTTCAAAATAGGGACAGCAGTATAACGGTGATACTCCATCCTCTCCAACGTTTGGCGTAGCGTTGAATCGATCGTTACGCAAGCGACTTCCTGTTTCGGAAGTAAAAAAAATGCAATATTCATCTCTTGATCCTCCTCAAAGAGTTCCGAAGGAATTACGGTTCTTTAACTTCCTTTTACTACCATGCAAAATTATTAATACGTGGCAGCTTAATAATCGTTCCAATACATTATAGCATGAAGACAGTAAGCAGCAGCCATAAGAATGTGAATGGCTGCTGCAATTAATTATATGAGTTTGAACTCCACTTTAGAATTATTGCGTAACTGCTGTTGATTTAGGCTCCAGTGCATTACTTGCTTTTCCCGGCTCAATTAGTTGATCTACAGGTGTTGCTGCACTCATCCAGTTGTCGATCATCGCCTTAGCTTCACTCAAATCCTCTTCATCAACGATATCATAATAAACACCATCCATACGTTTACCTTCACCCATAACTGTGAAGCTTGAGATATCCATGCCTTTTCCGCCCATGAATTTTTTGGCTAGACTAATGATCATCGAAGGCTCTATATCGGTTTTGAAATTATCTCCCATAATATCCAGCAACTTCGGAATGTTGCCAATTTGACTGATCGATAACATTTTATTCGCTACAACATCAATAAAAACCTGTTGGCGTTTGGTACGGTTAAAGTCACTATCCTCACGATAGCGCGTATAGTTCAGTGCTTCTTGTCCGTTATAAAGCGACTTTCCAGCTTCAATTGTAAACTTTTCATGATCCTTACCCTTGTTCACAATGTCTTTCTTAATCGGCAGCGGAACGCCTCCAATAGCATCTACAGCATCCTTGAGTCCTTGGAAATTTATTGTCGCATAATATTGAATATCATGACCAAGCAGAGCTTCTAGAGAATCCTTGGCCATCTGTTGCCCCCCAAAAGCATAGGCATGTGTAATCTTATCCTTTTTATTATCCTTATGACCAATAATTTCCGTATACGTATCACGCGGAATAGAAATGAGCAGGATCTTATAGTCCTCAGGCCGAACAACAGCGTACATCATGGTATCTGAACGTGCCGTTTCATTATCACGTTGATCGGTACCTAAGAGCATAATTGAGAACGGATCGCTCTTGTACACAACCGGTTCTGGCTTAACCTTATTATCATCCTTAAGCGGCTGGTAAGATTCTTCCTTTAGCTTAGTTTCAACCCGATCAGACAAAAAGAGGTCGAAGGCTAATACAGCCAGGGAATTACGAAACAGAAAGCCTCCCGCTATAATAACAACAAGAACAATGAGGGCGATATATCTTTTCTTTATTTTTTTCATCTTTGATTCCTTCATTTTTGATTCCTTCTTTATTGTAGAATAATTGCTTGCCATATATATAATGCTTCCTGAATCTTTATCAGGCAGTCATGACTTTATTTCTCACGGCGATCAACTGACCCTTATTCCATTATCTTATTGTCCCCCCTTTCAAGAAATTCAGGTCATTCAAAATTATAGAAAAAAAGTTTTTTGCGGTTCTAAAATAATGTGCACTAAAACAATATTTCTATTGTAATCACTAAATGGATAAAAAGAAACCACAAATAACGACATGAATAGGGAAAAAGCACCAAACCAAGTAATAAATACTGGTATGGCGCTCCGACTTTAGTTCCTAATTCTGAGCGGATTCATCATATGTTTAACCCGATCACCGGATTGTAAACCACGGAAAAATCCGTAATCAAATAATTTTGCTGCCCCTTCAAATCGGCTCTCATAAGTCTTTGCCCCCATAACGACTGCAATAAGCCTATGCCCATCCCGCTGAGCCGAGCCTGCAATACAGTATCCTGCCCGGTTATTATGTCCAGTCTTTAAACCATCTGTACCCTCATAAGCGTAAATGCCACCCATAGCTGGCAACATGAAATTGCTATTACTTACATATAGCCCCTTATTCTTCAAATGCATTTGTGTACGGCTGGAAATATTGAGAATATCCGGATGATGATGGATTAGTGCGGCAGCCAATTTAGCGGTATCACGAGCTGTCATCATAGTCTCACCGCTGATATGCATATTCGGATCAGTGAAACCAAGATCCTTACCTGATAGGCCCGTTGCATTAGTAAATATTGTACGAGAAGATAAGCCTAGACTATGTGCCTTGTCGTTCATCATGAGCACAAAAGAGGCTTCTGAACCAGCCATATACTCAGCCAATGCAACAGTAGCATCGTTGGCAGAATAAATAGTGACTCCTTCGAATAATTCTCTTATAGTATAGAATTCTCCCCGCTTCAATGAGAGGCTTGTGCCGCCCATTTTACTTGCATAGGCACTAATTGGGACTCTATCCTCCCATCTAATCATTCCAGAGGAGATTTGATCCAGCACAATCATTTCTGTCATTAATTTAGATACACTGGCCGGTGGCATGGGTACATCACCATTAATATCCACCCATATATCTCCGGTATCCATATCTAGAAGCACTGCTGATTCCGCGTCAATATTCGGTTTAAAACCAAGCCCAGTTGGCCTCCATACCGCAATTAAGACAACGACTAATACAGCTGCGATTGCCCCCACTACTATCCGTCTCTTCATCGTCGTCATCCTCCATACTATATATGACGAATGAAACTACAATTTGATTTCACTTTTCACAAAAAATTATTATTTTATTTTTCGTCCTCTTCCTTAATCCACCATTTATAAGGGTCTATAATCGTACTCATAGAATTCACGCGAACGCCCTGTAGGCGCTTATTTACTGGAACTATCGCTTTTCGTTCGGCAAAAAAGATCATAGGCACCTCTTCATTAACCAGCTTCTGCCACTCATAGTATATTTCTTTACGATAATCCATATCGTATGCCTTCATACTTACGCCTTCACGAATCAGCTCTTCATTCCGCTCGGAAGACCAACGGGGATAGTTCCATAGATCATTTTCTCTCCATAGACCTGTTGGATCGGGATCACTCGCTAACCCCCATACTCCGTAAAATAGTTCGATAGACGGATCATCGGCTTCCACTGCATCGTAGAAAGCATGGAATTCCTTTAAGGCTCCACCGTTCAGCTGTACATCGAGTCCAACATCACGCCAATTTCTTAAAATGGCATTAGTACGTAGCTCTGCTGTTTGACTGCCTAGCATAGAATCAAAATGGATCATCAGCTTCTGGCCCTTTGGGTCTTCTCGTAATCCGTCACCATCTAGATCCAAGAACCCAGCAGCATCCAGCAGTTCCTTGGCCTTTGTAGGATTATACAGATAAGCATTAATCTCAGTATCAGGGATCTTCGCCCAGCTAGTGCTAGATATTGGAGTCTCTACAGCCTCAGCTAGACCGTGGGAATATGCTTTGATGATCCCTTCACGATCTAAAGCATAATACATAGCTTGCCGTAATCTTTTGTCTTCAAATTTAGGGTTATCCATTACGATGGTCTCGGTTTCCGTATCCCAATGCCCGAATTTAAAACCTATATATTCATAGCCTAGCTCAGCAGTTTGCAGGATGTTAATGTTATCCAGTTCTTTTAGATCATCATAAGCATCCCGAGGGGCTGACTCTATGTCAATCTCTCCTGATTGAAAGCGTTCAGCCACTTCCTTATCGTCAAATGCCTTATACACTATCCCATCCAATAGCGCTTTGCCCTTGTAATATTGATCAAAACGTTTCATTTCTACCCTCTGGCCAGGCTGAATATGTTCAACCTCAAAAGGGCCAATACCTATAGGAGATTTTCGCATCTGGTCACTTTCAGGCATATCTTTAACAGCAATTCCAGTATAGTATTTTTTATTCATCGGATAGGGCCACAGACTATCGATGGTGTTTACCCGTGCAGCAGTTACAGTTATTTTCAAAGTATAAGGATCTATAACCTTCAATCCGGATATGCCCTTCGCTTCTCCCTCATGATATGCCTCTGCACCCTGAATCATTTCAACACTATAATAATGCGAGCCCGTATAATCTGGACTAGCAATAGTTTCAATTGCGAATTTCCAATCCTCTACCGTTAATTCATCACCGTTATGCCAACGGATTCCCGGTTTAATTTTAAAGGTAAATACTTTATGATCATCAGATTCCTGCCAAGAGGCGATATTAGGAACCGTCACTAGTTCATCATTTACCTGAAACATCGGCTCAGTAATAAATTCCAGCACATGAAAATCATCTTCACCTTCATAAAAAGCAGGCTCAAACAAACCCGTAAATGGTGAGGAGAATCCGTAGGTAACTACTCCACCAGCTTGTGGCTTATCGTCTACTACATTATGCCGCGAAGATAATGGATTACTGCTAGAAGTTGTTCTACTACATGCTGACAATAGAGTTGCCATCACGAGCAGCGTTAACAACAACCTGCATATTTTCTTATTATTCATGTGTTTCTTCCCTTCTCTAGTTGAACGTATATCTACATTTAAGTTATGGAACATAAATATTTTTACTGTAACAAAGTTTTATGGTGGTTACAATAACTTCTAAGCCCTAGGCCTTTACTCCTGCTTGAAATTCACTTATTTCGTTATATCTATAAAAAAAGACCTGTCTCGTGGACAGATCTTCATTTGAATCTATTCTTCATCTCTGTGCGTAATCGTTAAACCCTCAACATGCTTACGCTGCATCAGCTTGCGCTTTTTACGTGTATCCTTACTCTCAAAAATAATATCAAAGTCATATTCCTCCGGGTATAGCTCTTCTTTTGAAAGATAGGGCTTCAACCGCTTATGGTTAATTTTCATTTTTTGCTTCTGGATCATCACCCCAACCATTCCTAAATGATCTCTCTTCTCATATACGATCCCTGTCCGGCCGAGTGACGTTACCACAACTGCATCTCCAATTTCAAATTGAATCAGCTTCTCCTTGCTGCGGTCAGATGGAGCAGCCTCTTCTTCTGCATTGCCATGTTCCTCTACTGGAAGTGCATCATATTCCTGTTCTCCATCTTTGCTGAAAAGATTTCCCCATGCCTCTCCGCTGCCTTTCTGTAGCCTTTGTTGCTGCGCCTCTACGATTTCCCATGATCTCTTAATAACGTTATCCTGTATCCCCAGCTTTTTAGCGATCTGCAGAGCGTAACTTTCCCCTGCTTCTCCAATCGTCAATCGATACAACGGCTGTAGCGTTTCTTTATCAAATTCCATTCGCGCATTTTGAAAGCCCGTCGTTGCGGCTGCAAAGGCTTTTAGCTCATTAAAATGTGTAGTAACAATAATATTCGCCCCTTTACGGCTCAGCTCTTCCAGAATCGCGATAGAGAGCGCAATGCCTTCCCCGGGATCCGTACCAGCCGCCAGCTCGTCAATGAGCAGCAGCACCCCTTTAGATGCATCTCTCAGCATTCCCTCAATACTCTTCATTTGCGCCGAGAATGTGCTGAGTGATTGTGCCAGACTTTGTCCGTCGCCAATTACACTGATTACATCCGTAAAAATAGTGAATTCGCTGCCCTCCTCGACCGGAATCAACAGCCCTGATTGAGCCATGATCGTCAGCAGCCCTAGTGTCTTAAGGACCACAGTTTTACCACCTGTATTTGGGCCTGTAATGATGAGGGATTTATACCCCTTACCTACCTCCAGATTGATCGGAATCATCCCCTTCAGCATGGGATGCCTGCCTCCAATCATCTTTAGAAAGCCTTTCGCATTCAGCGTAACAGAAGATGCCCCCAGCGTTCGTGCATATTTAGCTTTAGCAAAAATAAAATCATACGTACCCGTAGCCTCAATATTAAGGTGCAGGGCAGCCTGTTCCTGTTCTACCAAGCTAGTCAGCATGCTGAGGATTACGGCTTCTTCTCGCGCCTCTTCACCCAAAAGCAAATCAAGCTCAATTTGGAGAGCAGCGATCTCGTCTGGTTCAATAAACACCGTCTGTCCACTTGTGGATTGATCAAGCACCGATCCTTTTATTTGTTTATGATATTCCCGTTTTACGGGGATAACGTAACGTCCACCTCGCTGACTATAAATATTCTCCTGCAAAATCGATTGATGGCGTGACATAATTCCGTCGATTTTTTTATGAAGACGTTCTTTAGCCACTACAATCCGTTTACGAACTCGCTCTAACCCCTTACTTGCTCCATCATCAATCGCACCGAAACGGATACAACGATCAATAGCCTCCCTCACGTGATTTAACTCCATCAACGAGGATGCATATGAAGCAATCCGTGGAGCGCTCTGTTCTTTAGAGACCATATATTTTCGCAGTTGACTACAGCTCTTAAGAAATGTAGCAACCGCAGTCAAATCTTGTTCACTGTACAAATATCCAGTCCCCATTAATGACATGATCCACTCAATGCCTTCTAATGAAGGAATGGGTACACTCGATCCTCGTTCCAGCAGTTCTTTAGCTTCAGAAGTTTCCTCCATTGCTCTTTGAATCGTCGGCAAATAGGTCATTGGCATAAGCTCTTCTACAGCTTTTTTTCCTACATAAGATACTGCGTGGCGCCCAAGCTCTGTTTTAATGATTTCGTATTCCAGCGTGTTTAGACTTTGTAAATTCACAGCAAATCCTCCTTCAAATCTCTATTGGTTTGGATCTAATTCTCCATAACGCAAAGAAGGGCAAAGAATGCCACTATGGCAGTCCTTGCCCTTCTTTTTATACTGATGCCCTCTATCGTCCTAAGGCCCCGAAATGAGAACAGGTGCCGAAAAACAAAAAAACCGTGCAATAAGAGCACGGTTAATTACAAAGAGAACAACAGCCGTAAAGAGGCCATTTGACGCTTCGTGTGTTCTTAACTAAATCATCCACCCGTAAGGAACAACAGACTGCTGCGTAATACGAACTCAAATAGAGCACGTAATCGCCTCATAACGAGCCTGCTAAAGCCTTCCTAATCAAGTGTTATGAAATTGCTAGTTAAGAACGGTCACCGACATCAAAATTTCCCCTTTAGTTATAGGATAGCTGTAATTTAACATAATAAAGTGCCAACGTCAAACGATTCAACGCCCAAATAATTCGATTTCATGCTTACCCTACTATTAATACTTCCTTTTCTGCATACAAAAAAAGCAGCCGGTTTCCCGACTGCTTTTATAAAACGTCCTATTCCGTTGTGTAAGGAAGCAACGCGATTTGACGCGAGCGTTTTACAGCAATGGTAAGAGCGCGTTGGTATTTTGCACTTGTACCTGTTACACGACGTGGCAAAATCTTTCCACGTTCGCTGATGAACTTCTTAAGAAGTTCGGTATCTTTATAATCAATGTGAGTAATCTTGTTCACAGTGAAAAAGCAAACTTTTTTACGCTTGTTGCGTCCACCACGACGTGCTGGTCTTTTGTCGTTGTCAGCGCCTTCTCTTGGTTTAAAAGCCATATTCTTTTCAGTCCTTCCTAATTAAAATGGCAAATCATCATCCGATATATCAATCGGTTTACCATCGCCCGAAAAAGGATCTTGAGTATTGTTGTTACGCGAGAAATTATTGTTGTTATTTCCGCGTCCAGCGTTACCACCGCCACCATATGCTGGCTCTTCAGGCATACTACTTGCACCACTTGAAGTATTTCCACCTTCACGGCTCTGTGAAGATTCCAGGAAACGAACATTATCAGCAATAACTTCAGTTACGTATACACGTTTGCCTTCGTTATTCTCATAATTCCGCACTTGGATGCGTCCTTCCACTGCTGTCAGACGACCTTTGCGCAAGTAATTGGCACAGGTTTCTGCTAGCTGTCTCCAGGTTACAACCGGGATGAAGTCTGCCTCACGTTCACCATTCTGGCCCGTAAAGTTACGATCTACGGCTAGCGTAAATTGCGTTACGGCAACACCAGCGGGAGTATAACGAAGTTCCGGGTCACGGGTCAACCGTCCGATCAAAATGATACGGTTCAACAATTCTGGTCCCCTCCTTTAGAGCGATTCATTACAAAGCTTGTCAAGATCTTAAGCAACGTCGTTCGTAATGAGATAACGAATAACTTCGTCAGAAATCTTCATAAGACGTTCTAATTCAGTAACTACTGCAGGTTCTGCATTGAAGTTAACCAAAACATAAACGCCATCACGGAATTTCTTGATCTCATACGCAAGACGGCGTTTACCTTGCACTTCGTGCTTTGTAATTTCCCCGCCATTGGAGATGATGCCTTGGAATTTATCGACTGCTGCTTGAACGGCTTCTTGTTCAATGTCAGGACGAATAATGTACATCACTTCATATTTGCGCATAATTTTCACCTCCTTATGGTCTGAGGCCCCTAATCACGTCAGGAGCAAGGAACGAGCACAAACATAGACTCGCACCTGATTAATATACCAAAATGAACAGCAGAGTGCAAGCAATATTAATACAGGACAACTCCTCCCCCTCTTTTTACATGAAAAAA
This genomic stretch from Paenibacillus sp. FSL H7-0737 harbors:
- a CDS encoding LCP family protein is translated as MKESKMKKIKKRYIALIVLVVIIAGGFLFRNSLAVLAFDLFLSDRVETKLKEESYQPLKDDNKVKPEPVVYKSDPFSIMLLGTDQRDNETARSDTMMYAVVRPEDYKILLISIPRDTYTEIIGHKDNKKDKITHAYAFGGQQMAKDSLEALLGHDIQYYATINFQGLKDAVDAIGGVPLPIKKDIVNKGKDHEKFTIEAGKSLYNGQEALNYTRYREDSDFNRTKRQQVFIDVVANKMLSISQIGNIPKLLDIMGDNFKTDIEPSMIISLAKKFMGGKGMDISSFTVMGEGKRMDGVYYDIVDEEDLSEAKAMIDNWMSAATPVDQLIEPGKASNALEPKSTAVTQ
- a CDS encoding endonuclease MutS2 encodes the protein MNLQSLNTLEYEIIKTELGRHAVSYVGKKAVEELMPMTYLPTIQRAMEETSEAKELLERGSSVPIPSLEGIEWIMSLMGTGYLYSEQDLTAVATFLKSCSQLRKYMVSKEQSAPRIASYASSLMELNHVREAIDRCIRFGAIDDGASKGLERVRKRIVVAKERLHKKIDGIMSRHQSILQENIYSQRGGRYVIPVKREYHKQIKGSVLDQSTSGQTVFIEPDEIAALQIELDLLLGEEAREEAVILSMLTSLVEQEQAALHLNIEATGTYDFIFAKAKYARTLGASSVTLNAKGFLKMIGGRHPMLKGMIPINLEVGKGYKSLIITGPNTGGKTVVLKTLGLLTIMAQSGLLIPVEEGSEFTIFTDVISVIGDGQSLAQSLSTFSAQMKSIEGMLRDASKGVLLLIDELAAGTDPGEGIALSIAILEELSRKGANIIVTTHFNELKAFAAATTGFQNARMEFDKETLQPLYRLTIGEAGESYALQIAKKLGIQDNVIKRSWEIVEAQQQRLQKGSGEAWGNLFSKDGEQEYDALPVEEHGNAEEEAAPSDRSKEKLIQFEIGDAVVVTSLGRTGIVYEKRDHLGMVGVMIQKQKMKINHKRLKPYLSKEELYPEEYDFDIIFESKDTRKKRKLMQRKHVEGLTITHRDEE
- a CDS encoding D-alanyl-D-alanine carboxypeptidase family protein, whose product is MKRRIVVGAIAAVLVVVLIAVWRPTGLGFKPNIDAESAVLLDMDTGDIWVDINGDVPMPPASVSKLMTEMIVLDQISSGMIRWEDRVPISAYASKMGGTSLSLKRGEFYTIRELFEGVTIYSANDATVALAEYMAGSEASFVLMMNDKAHSLGLSSRTIFTNATGLSGKDLGFTDPNMHISGETMMTARDTAKLAAALIHHHPDILNISSRTQMHLKNKGLYVSNSNFMLPAMGGIYAYEGTDGLKTGHNNRAGYCIAGSAQRDGHRLIAVVMGAKTYESRFEGAAKLFDYGFFRGLQSGDRVKHMMNPLRIRN
- the ssb gene encoding single-stranded DNA-binding protein → MLNRIILIGRLTRDPELRYTPAGVAVTQFTLAVDRNFTGQNGEREADFIPVVTWRQLAETCANYLRKGRLTAVEGRIQVRNYENNEGKRVYVTEVIADNVRFLESSQSREGGNTSSGASSMPEEPAYGGGGNAGRGNNNNNFSRNNNTQDPFSGDGKPIDISDDDLPF
- the rpsF gene encoding 30S ribosomal protein S6, whose protein sequence is MRKYEVMYIIRPDIEQEAVQAAVDKFQGIISNGGEITKHEVQGKRRLAYEIKKFRDGVYVLVNFNAEPAVVTELERLMKISDEVIRYLITNDVA
- the rpsR gene encoding 30S ribosomal protein S18, yielding MAFKPREGADNDKRPARRGGRNKRKKVCFFTVNKITHIDYKDTELLKKFISERGKILPRRVTGTSAKYQRALTIAVKRSRQIALLPYTTE
- the opp4A gene encoding oligopeptide ABC transporter substrate-binding protein, whose amino-acid sequence is MNNKKICRLLLTLLVMATLLSACSRTTSSSNPLSSRHNVVDDKPQAGGVVTYGFSSPFTGLFEPAFYEGEDDFHVLEFITEPMFQVNDELVTVPNIASWQESDDHKVFTFKIKPGIRWHNGDELTVEDWKFAIETIASPDYTGSHYYSVEMIQGAEAYHEGEAKGISGLKVIDPYTLKITVTAARVNTIDSLWPYPMNKKYYTGIAVKDMPESDQMRKSPIGIGPFEVEHIQPGQRVEMKRFDQYYKGKALLDGIVYKAFDDKEVAERFQSGEIDIESAPRDAYDDLKELDNINILQTAELGYEYIGFKFGHWDTETETIVMDNPKFEDKRLRQAMYYALDREGIIKAYSHGLAEAVETPISSTSWAKIPDTEINAYLYNPTKAKELLDAAGFLDLDGDGLREDPKGQKLMIHFDSMLGSQTAELRTNAILRNWRDVGLDVQLNGGALKEFHAFYDAVEADDPSIELFYGVWGLASDPDPTGLWRENDLWNYPRWSSERNEELIREGVSMKAYDMDYRKEIYYEWQKLVNEEVPMIFFAERKAIVPVNKRLQGVRVNSMSTIIDPYKWWIKEEDEK
- a CDS encoding MazG-like family protein — protein: MPKDLDVAKRAKVIEWLKTEVIDQVSRLFKALWEGSTTRVGDSLASLIMSSYILGRRLGIPYRQLDDLLLEKLRKHKQEGHQLEEWYQDISALEEHMRKR
- a CDS encoding CBS domain-containing protein — encoded protein: MNIAFFLLPKQEVACVTIDSTLRQTLERMEYHRYTAVPILNRNGEYAGTVTEGDLLWYMKESEGKVTFENASKFLLKDLPLRMNNRPVSIDADMEDLINLAKVQNFVPVVDDMNRFIGIVRRSQVIEYCEKFVSKQSQESL
- a CDS encoding DUF2232 domain-containing protein, whose amino-acid sequence is MKFRWSSVAWSVVYLLLLLSLTTPLLIITTLFMIVPAVVLFTTLNTKQFVIHVLPVLLIVGLITPIYVLIAAYFLIPALVMGRWYKRHASAVSTVIAGTVTILGEFLLLLLLGTALFNFDLSNYVNDVLQMVNSPLSDLGTANPLFTDLGFTTEDVNKLSHMTVQMIPMTLIVSSFMIAVITHSIVRPILNSMNYAVPKMKPAREWRLSRSFIWYYLIGVVLQLFFSGSENNYILMISANLLPLLRIGFMIQAIGFFFFLAHERKWNKMVAILLAIPVILLPPLRIIGIIDLAFPLREYVTKSKR